In Nitrospinota bacterium, the genomic window AATCCATTCTTCCCTTGCCAGTTTTCCCGTTACCGTTTACTCTTTTCATGTGACCTCCTTGCTTTCCGTTGTTTTCGTTCAAAAACATGGTAGCAGGTGAGGTCATACCTTCGTTTCAACTAAGTTTAGGACACTTTCATTTTTAAAAACAGATTTTATAAAGTCATATGTATCCTCAAATTCCCATATATTTCTCATTGATGTAGCAACATAAACATCAAGATAATCCCATGTTAAGTATTTGATTGTGTTTCGAATAGCCCTCTCTCGTTGCTTGATTATATTTAGACTAAGGCTATTTAATTGCATTGCCAGCGGCAAAAGTTCATGTAATTTAGCTTTTAGTTGGGATTGCGATTGAGAGATAGTTTGAAGAAGTGCGTTTTTATCTGAATCATACATTTTTGATGAAAGATATCCGGTGAGCCAGTGTAATTTCTGGCAATCTCGTCTTTTGTATCATAAAGAGGCGTAAGTGGTGGTTGCCTTTTATAAAGTTTTTCAAGTTCTTTTTTTGAAATACGATTCCATGGTTCAAGGTATTTCACGAAACACGCTTCGCTTTTTTCCGTGCTTAGTTTTCTGAAAGCAAAGCGAAAATTTCCCAAAAGAAGAAGCGCATAAACACGAAATTTCTTAATCCCATTTTTGATTTGTGAAAATCTAAGAGTATCTTGATTGCTGCCATCAGATAAAAAGAAAAAATTAAAAAAAGGTTTTTCGACCCTGTCTTGGTTGAAAAGAAGAAGAAGCTCATTAAATTCTTCGTAGCATAATTTGATATTGTCTGGCCTATGTTTATTGACCCGAATCAGAAAAGACTCGACCGCCTTTTGAGCTGCCGAGCATAACTTGCTAATGACAATTTTTTGGCCTGTGAGTAAGCCGAGGAGGGCCGAAAGTTGATTGATATTATTTTCTGGTACAAGCGGATCAACTTCTTCATCCTGGTTGGATGTAATCATAATTCCATCCTTATGACTAATTAATGGAATTATACATATAAAATATTCAATATCAATTGAAAACTTGAAAAGGCAAGGTGATATTTTGTGCTAAGTATTGCAAGAAAGCCAGGTGGATTGAGTTTTACGAGCTTTTTTAAACTTAAACTTTAGTTGAGCGAATTTAGTAGGGGGCAATAAAGTATTTATTGGAATAATGAGGATAATATTAATATATATCACCTCACGCCATATTCTCTATCCGTTCCGTGGGGGAGAGTATCTCCGTGAGGCGTATTCCGAATTTTTCGTTCACCACCACCACTTCGCCTTTGGCGATAGGTTTGTCGTTCACCATCACGTCCAGCGATTCGCCGACGAGCTTTGTCAATTCGATGACTGATCCCTGGCCAAGCTGCAGAAGGTCGTTTATCAGCATTTTATTGCGCCCCAGCTCCACGGTGATCTGGAGGGGGATGTCCAATATCCTGTCCATCTCTCCCGGGGTGGCCACGCGCCCGGCGGGGGCGTGTTTCACGGCGACTGCTGGCGCTTCCTCTTCTTCAACGGCGGCCGGTGCGTGGGCTGGCGCGGCGGCGGCGGCTTCAGCGGGCTTTCCGCCCGTAGCGGCGGCGCGCAACATCTCCTTTTGTTTGGCCAGGTCTTCAGTGGCCGCCGCCCAAAGGTCTTCCTCGTTTTCGGCGTTAAGCTCGGCGTCGCCCATTTTTATTCCTCTTCAAGTCACCCCTCCATATTGGCCAGGTCCGGCTTCTTGGCCCCAAGCCTCGGCAATGTTTTGCTCACCTTCACCGCCCGGTTGGCCTTCACCGCGCCGGGATACCCCTTGTATTTGGGTATGCCTTCCACCTTTATTAATATTTCAGCGTCCACGTCGTTGTCCAGTGTAATCACGTCGCCGGGTTTGAGACTCAAAAAATCCTGGCTGGGGATGGTGGCCTTTCCAAGCTCCGCAACCACCTCCACATACGCCGCCGAAAGCCTGTCGCGCAACCTGCGTATCCACGCCGTGTCCACTTCCAACTGGTCGCTCTGAAACCCGGCGCGCAGCTTTCCTATGATCGGCTCTATGGTGGAATACGGCAGGCACACGGTCATTGTGCCGTTTATCTGGTCCAGCTCCGCCTCGAACATTATCACCACCACCACGTCGGTGGGGGGGACGATGGCGGCGAACTGCGGGTTCACCTCCGAGCGCACGAAGCTCATTTTCACGTTGTGCACCGGCTTCCAGGCAGCCTCCAGGTCCGTCAGGACCATGAGCACCACTTTTTTTATCATGCGCTGTTCGATGGTGGTGAAGTCCCGCCCCTCGATTTTCATCTTCGCCTCGCCGGCTCCGCCGAAAAACGTGTCCACCAGCGCGAACACAAGCTTGCTTTCCACCACCAGCAGCGCAAAACCGCGCAACGGCTCTATCTTGAAAATGTGAAGCGACGCGGGGACCGGGAGCGATTTTATGAACTCGCCGAACTTCACCGTGTCCGTGGAGACCGCGGAAATGTCCAGCGCCTTGCGAAGCGCCGCGGAAAGGGAGTTGCGGAAAAGGCGTGAAAAACGCTGGTTGATGATGTCCAGTGTCGGCATCCTGCCGCGGATGATCCGCTCCTGGCTGGTCAGGTCATAGGGGACTATTCCGGAATCGTCGGCGACGTACTCGACTTCCGTCTCGATCTCGCCGTCGGTGACGCCGCGCAAAAGCGCGTCAACTTCTTCCTGGGATAAAACCTGGCTCATTTAGGCGGTCACCGGCATTTTGGTCTTTTCAATCAAATTATTGTACCACGAACTCCACGAAAAAAATCTCCTGCGCCACGCCGGTGGAGATGAGGGAATTCACCCTTTTCGTAAGCTCCATTTTCAGCTCATATTTACCTTCGACCGACAGGATGTCCTCCGGGGCCTTGCTTGAAAGGACGGTGATGATCGCATCCTTTATCTGCGGCATCCTGTTGGCAATCTCTTCCTTGGCCTTCGCGGAAGAGACCTGCATCACCATCACGATCTTAAGGTACCTTCCCCCCTCCCCGCTAAGGTTGACGATGAAAGGCGGCAGTTCCACGCTTTCGCCAACTCCCCCTTTTTCCCCGCCTTTTTCACCATGTTCACCTGCGGTGGCTCCACCCCCCTCGCCTGCGGGAGCTTCCTTTTTGGAAAGCAGGAAAAACGCGGCGCCCCCTCCTACTGCCAGGAGCAGGACCACCACGGCGATGATTATTATCAACAGCTTGCTTTTGCCTTTTTCCGGCGCAGCCGCTTCTTCGGCCATTTTAAAAGCCCTCCAACGTTTTAGCCATGTTCACAATTTACGCGCGGACCGGATTCCGTACGCGGACGGTCCTCGTTATAGTTAAAGACAGGCAATATTGATGCCATCTTGCAAAAGCCGCAAAAAGCGTCAACTCCATGACGGAGCCGCCGGAAAATGTCCCCCCATAACGGCCAGCGCATATTATAAACCACGCAAAGGCGGATGTTTGGACATGTTACAAATAATCATCATATTTTTGACCGGGCCAAAGTTTGAATAAGCTTATAAAATGAAGGCGATAATCCGCGCAATCCAGGCAATTGACTGGACACCCTTTGTTTGAATGGCATATACTTTTTCAACGGTGGAACCAAGGTCGGTGGGGGGATGGAAATCCAAATAAATCATAGCGCCCCGGCCATATTATTTTCATTTCTTTCGTTTGGATCACGCGGAATCAACACCTGATGAAGGCTGAAATCAAGAAGCTTGGCCGGTATGAAATCATGGACGAGCTGGGCAGGGGCGGAATGGGGATTGTCCTCAAAGGTAGAGATCCACAGATAGACCGCATGCTGGCCCTGAAGATCGTCAAGATTGAAGAGGCCGATTCCATGGGCGCCAAGGAGCTGCTTGAACGTTTCTATATAGAGGCGAAGGCCGCCGGCAAGCTCAACCACACGAACATCGTCACCATCTATGACGTGGGGGAGGACGAAGGCAAAAAATTCATCGCCATGGAATTTATCGAGGGGAAGGACCTTTCCGCGCTGATTTCGACGGAAGGGGCCATCCCTTTGCCCAGGGCGGCGAGAATCATATCCCAGATAGCCGACGGGCTGGCATACGCCCACGAACGCGGCATAGTCCACCGGGACATCAAGCCGGGCAACATCCTTCTCACCGGGAATGACCATGTGAAGATAACGGACTTCGGGCTTGCCCGGCTTCAGTCGGCAGGGTCTGTCACCCAGACGGGGCACGCGGTCGGCTCGCCATCCTATATGTCTCCGGAGCAGGTGCAGGGGCACATGGTGGACGGCCGGTCGGACATGTTCAGCCTGGGGGTGCTGTTTTACGAGGCAGTCACCGGGAAAAGGCCGTTTGAGGGGGAATCGCTGACCACGGTGATATTCAAGATAATAAAGGACAAGCCGGCCCAGCCCAGCGCCGTGAACAAGAGCCTGCCCGAGTCGGTGGACAAGATAATCGGCAAGATGATGGCCAAAAATCCGGACGACAGGTATCCCACATGCCGCGATGTGGCCAGAGATCTGCAACAGTACATAAACCAGACCCAGTCGGTCTTTCCCCTCACCTCGTCGGACACGATGCAGACGGTGGACTTCAACAAAGGTGAGATATTGGTGGAGATCGAGTCCGGCTCTTCATCGGCCCACAAGCATATTCCGGAAAAGAAATTCCCGGTGAAGGCCGCGGCGCTGTTTGGAGGCGTGGCGTTGCTGATGGCGGCGGCGGTAATTTTTGTGGGGGGAGGCCAGAAGGAGCGGGCGGTTACTGAAAAAGTGGAGGCTCCCGCCGTGGCGCCCAAAACAGCGGAAGCGCCCCCAGCCCCCGCGGCCGATTTGAAAGCGCCGCCTGCCGAGCCTGAAAATGTTGAGAAGAAAGAAAAGACCCCCGCCAAACCAGCTTTGCCGGAAAAAAAGGCGGAGGTGAAGACAGCGTCGGCGCCTGTGAAAGCGGCCCCGTTGAAGACCGGGTCGGTGAACGTCACTTCGATTCCGTGGTCCAACATATACCTCAACGGCAAGGATATGGGGACGACGCCGAAGACATTGAAGAGTGTCCCCGAAGGGAAGGCCGAAATCAAGCTTGTCAATCCCGGATACAGGCGGCACTCCGGCTATGTGATGGTGAGAAGGGACGAAACTGTGGAGTTCTCCCACACGTTCACGGACGCAGAGGAGGTTGCGGGAGGCGGCGAGCGGAATTCAAAAGAAGCGGCCGAAGAGGCTGGTGTGGGGACTTTAAAAGTGCATTCCACTCCGGCGGGCATGGTGTTCATAGACGGCAAGCTTTATGGCGAAACACCGGTGACCGTGAACGACATACCTTCAGGACAGCACAACATGGTGCTCAAAAGGCCGGGCATGCAGGACTATAAGAGGAAGATCAACGTGACGCCGGGGATCACCACGAGCATAGCCGTTGAGTGATGCGCACTATAGCAATGAAGAGATTTGACGCGATGAAAATCAAGGCTTTGATGATGGTGCTGGCGATTGCCGCGCTCCTGTGCGTCAATTCATCCGCCGAGGCTCCGCCAGATCCGCTCGGCCCGGCCGAGACTTTGTATCACAAGGGCAAGTTCTCAGACTCCGTGGCCGCCGCGAAAGAGGTTTTGGAAAAGCTCGAAGACGGCAAGGCCAAAGCGAAGGCCCATGTGCTCATCGGCGTGGCCAGCCACGCGCAGGGGCTGACGGACCAGGGGGAGGAGGAGTTCCACCAGGCGGTGCAGCTGGATCCTTCGCTTAAACTTTCCACCAAAAAATACCCTCCGACAGTGATCAGGCTTTATAACCAGGCGCGGGCGCGCTATCTGGGGGCGGTGGCGGTGCAGACATCGCCGGGAGACGCGGAGATATATATAGACGGCAAGCTTGTTGGGCTCACGCCTGTGGTGGTGGAAGACCTGCTGGTGGGCAAGCACAAGATCAGGATCGTCAAGTCCGGCCAAAGAACGGAGGAGCGGGAGATCGATGTGCGCGAGTCGGAGAGGAGCGAATTCTACCTGGAGCTTTCCACCCGCGACGAGATGCCCCCGGTGATAGAAAGCCAGCGGCCGGATTCATGGCTGGAGGAGAAGTCCCTGCGTATTAAGGCCACCGTGACGGACAACATCGGCGTGGGGGAGGTGAAGCTTTTCTTCAGGGTGGCAGGCGGGACTCAGTATGAGTCCGTCCAGATGGAACAGACACAGAAAAACGTTTTCGAGGGGGCGGTCCCTGCGGAAAAAGTGACCCGGGACGGCGTCCAATACTATATCTCCGCATATGACAATGGAGGCAACGAGGCGCACGAGGGGAAGCCCGAATCGCCTCTGGAGGTGCGGGTGATGGCGGTGGACAAGGAACCGCCGAGGATATTCCACACACCGGTGCTGGCTTCGTCGGACGCGTCAAAACTATTTATCCGCGCCAACGTCAAGGACAACAAGGCGCTTTCCACCGTCCGGCTTTTCTACAAGCGCGGAGCGGACGCAACTTTCATCCAGGAGCCGATGAAAGACACCACCGGGGCGGGAGATTATGAAAGCCTGGTCCCGGAGGTCTTCATGGCGGCCAGGAAGATCAGCTATTACATAGAGGCGGCGGACGAGGCGGGCAACGTGCAGTATTCCGGCAGGGGGGACGCACCGCACACCATCGCCGTGTACAAGGTCCTCCCGTTTATTGACGGATACATAGTCGAGCGCAAGAAAGAGGGGGCGGACTCCACCAGGACCGTCACCGTCAATGTCGGCACGCTCAAGGGGTTCGACAAGGACAGGACATTCACCGTGTTCTCCGCCGATGAAAGGGTCACCGACCCGCAGAGCGGCATGGTGCTTTCCATCAACCAGAAAGTCACCGGCAAGGTGAAGATCACCATACCCGGCCCAGCGTCGTCGCAGGCGAAGATCACCACCGAGGCCGAGAGGAACGCGGTAAAGCCGGGCGACATGATCCGGTTCCGCCCGTCGGCGCCGGCGGGAGTGGGGGGGTATTCGAAAAAATACCGCGAGATCACCGTCACATGGAGCATGAACCCGGAGCCGGAGGTTTCAGGTTATGTCGTGTACCGTTCGGACAAGCCGGAAGGGCCGTTCGAGGAGTTCAAGAAGGTTTACCGGCGCGACAACGTGGAGGCGCAGGACAGAGGGGGCAAGACAAGGCTCGCCGACGGGCAGAAGTACTATTACAGGGTCGTGGCCGTCAATGAGGATAACGAGAAGTCCGAGCCGTCGGAAATCGGATTCGTGACCGCCAAGGGGGGGCCCAATCCACCAACGCAGGTGTCCGCCGCGCCCGGCCTTGTGCGCGAGATACCGCTTGCCTGGCAGAAGAGCGACGATGAGGAGACGGTGGGATACAAAATCCAGCGCGCCACCGAGGAGGCGGGGAAGTATGAGCCGATAGCCGACCTTGGCAACGGCGTCACAAGCTATTCGGACAAGCCCCGGGAGCGCGGCAAGCATGTTTTGGAAGACGGGAAAACATATTGGTACAAAATCGTTTCCTATAACAGGGACGGCAAATTCGGCAACGCCACGGAAGCCATTTCCGCCGCTTCCCGGCAAAAGCCCAAGGCCCCGTCCGGTTTGACGGTCACCTCCGCGGGTGTCCGCTCGGTCTCCATGTCCTGGGACATGCATCAGGATCCGGACATTGCGGCATACCGGGTTTACCGGAACACTAGCGGCGACGGCGTGTTTGGCATGGTAAAGGAAGTGAGCGGCCGGGCGGTCACCGAATACAAGGATCAGGATAAAAGCGGCGAAAAGATAAAAGATGGAGTAAGCTATTTTTACCGGCTTACTGCGGTAAATGGCGGCGGGGCCGAGTCGGACTTCACGCAGGCGGTGAACGCAATCACACTTGGTCCGCCACCGGCTCCGGCTGGCGTGGGCGCCAAATCGGGCCTTGTGAAAAAGGCGCTGGTGACGTGGACGCCTCTGGCCGAAAGCGAGGTGGCCGGATATACGGTATGGAGAGGTGAATCGCCATCGGCCATGAACATGATCAAGAAAATAAGCGACCCGAAGGCAGCTTCATATATGGACGCCGGGGACTGGCTCAAACGGATGAAGGACGGGACTTCATATTACTACGCAGTGCGGTCGTTCAACACCGTGGGAGTGGAGAGCGAAGCGGCGGTGGCGGTGGAGGCGAAAACAAAGCCCGCCCCGGTGCGGCCGTCCGGGCTTTCCGCCACGCAGGGGGAACCGGGCAGGTCCACATTGAAATGGAGCCCGAATCCGGAGGCGGACATCGTAAGCTATAAAGTGTTGCGGTCCGCCTCCGCCACAGGATCGTTTGGCGCCATCGGTTCCGTTAAAGAGACATATTACGAGGACACAGGGCTGAAAAACGGAATGACTTATTATTACCGCGTGCAGGCGACGGACAAGGACGAGCTTTTAAGCCCGGAGTCGGACACGGTGAGCGTCGCCACAAAACCGGTGCCGTCCGCGCCCGGGGAACTTTCCGCGGTGGCGGACACGTCTGCGGTGACGCTGACATGGAAAGCGAATCCGGAGCCGGACATTGACCACTACGAGATTTATTCGGCCGGATTTTTCGGCAAACAGAAACTTGGCGACAGCCCCCGTCCCTCTTTCATCGCCGACGGGCTCAAGCCCGACACCTCCTACACATTCGTGGTGACCGCTGTGGACAAGGCCGGCCTTGTCAGCGACCCATCCGCCCCGGCGATGGTACAGACAAAGAAATGAACAACCTTGCGGAGTGGGGACTTAAAATCGGCGGCAGCCTGGATCGGGAGGTGGTGCTCAACCATCTGCTGGAGGCCGTTGAAAAAATCCACGGCAAGACGGCGCGGATGGTGATCGTCCCCGGTGGCGGAGGATTTGCCGACCATGTGCGGGCCCGGTGCGGAGTGCGCAACGTTCCCGGCCACGTGTCGCACGTGCAGGCGGCGCTGGGGATGGCGCAGTACGGGATAGAGATCGCGGCCAAGCTCGAATGCGGCGCCCTGGTCCACGACGAGAAGGAGACCCGCGAGGTGTGGCGCGCCGGTGGGATACCGGTGTTCATCCCCTATCCGTTCATATTGACCTGCGCGGGCATCCCCAAAAGCTGGTCGGCCACTTCGGACACGGTGGCGGTGGAGATTTGCAGGGCGCTGTCCATCAGCCGGCTGGTGCTGCTCAAAAGCGTGGACGGGATAATGAAAACGGACGGTGCGGCGGCGGCGGAAGTTTCGGCCGGCTCCCCGCCGGACACGGACGTTGTGGACCCGCTTTTCATGAAACACCTCACCGGCGGGATGGAGGCGTATATCATCAACGGCAGGAAGCCCGAGCGTCTGGCCGCGTTTTTCGCGAGGGGAGAACTGGAAGGGACGAGGATAGCGGTGGACAAAACAGCGGCGCCATCCTGAAGCGCTATCGGGCAATCACCCCGCCATCACGGCTCCGTGGTCACCTCGGCTGAACTCCCTTATCAGCATCGCAACCTTCTCGGCGTCAATCCCGATTCCGGCGCGGCCGTTCAGCGCGACGGCGGAACGAAAACCAGCGTAGTCCGGCTGGAGCCTCTGTATGTCCAAAACGCTTTCCATGTCCAGGCATCCGGACACGGCGGTGAAAAGGCCGAGCATCTTCGCTTCGATTATGAATGTGGAAAGCTTCGCAAAGCCCAGGTGGGTGAACACCGACCTGCCGTTCTTCACCCGCGTGTCCACCAATACACCCTCAAATCCCGCGGCCGCCGCAAGGTATGGAAGCTCCTCCACCCCGGCAGCCGATGGGATGCGCGGATCGGCGTAACCAGCCCCAACAAGCTTTACATGCGGCGGGACCGCCTGACGCAATTGATGCAACACAGGCGCCGCCGCCACGCCGCTGGTCTCCGACACGCAGACCTTTAAAATGTCCGCCCCGGCGCCGCTCATGGAAACGGCGAGTTTTATTATTCCTTTGGCCCCTCTGCCGGATATTTCGCCGAGCGCGACGGAGACAGGGGCCATCCCCCCCACCAGTTCCACCACTTTTTTCACTGTTTTCACGGACGGCGCTTCCATCGGACCCTTGGCCGCGTCCTTTACGTCCAC contains:
- the fliN gene encoding flagellar motor switch protein FliN, with product MGDAELNAENEEDLWAAATEDLAKQKEMLRAAATGGKPAEAAAAAPAHAPAAVEEEEAPAVAVKHAPAGRVATPGEMDRILDIPLQITVELGRNKMLINDLLQLGQGSVIELTKLVGESLDVMVNDKPIAKGEVVVVNEKFGIRLTEILSPTERIENMA
- the fliM gene encoding flagellar motor switch protein FliM, which codes for MSQVLSQEEVDALLRGVTDGEIETEVEYVADDSGIVPYDLTSQERIIRGRMPTLDIINQRFSRLFRNSLSAALRKALDISAVSTDTVKFGEFIKSLPVPASLHIFKIEPLRGFALLVVESKLVFALVDTFFGGAGEAKMKIEGRDFTTIEQRMIKKVVLMVLTDLEAAWKPVHNVKMSFVRSEVNPQFAAIVPPTDVVVVIMFEAELDQINGTMTVCLPYSTIEPIIGKLRAGFQSDQLEVDTAWIRRLRDRLSAAYVEVVAELGKATIPSQDFLSLKPGDVITLDNDVDAEILIKVEGIPKYKGYPGAVKANRAVKVSKTLPRLGAKKPDLANMEG
- a CDS encoding flagellar basal body-associated FliL family protein → MAEEAAAPEKGKSKLLIIIIAVVVLLLAVGGGAAFFLLSKKEAPAGEGGGATAGEHGEKGGEKGGVGESVELPPFIVNLSGEGGRYLKIVMVMQVSSAKAKEEIANRMPQIKDAIITVLSSKAPEDILSVEGKYELKMELTKRVNSLISTGVAQEIFFVEFVVQ
- a CDS encoding serine/threonine protein kinase — protein: MKAEIKKLGRYEIMDELGRGGMGIVLKGRDPQIDRMLALKIVKIEEADSMGAKELLERFYIEAKAAGKLNHTNIVTIYDVGEDEGKKFIAMEFIEGKDLSALISTEGAIPLPRAARIISQIADGLAYAHERGIVHRDIKPGNILLTGNDHVKITDFGLARLQSAGSVTQTGHAVGSPSYMSPEQVQGHMVDGRSDMFSLGVLFYEAVTGKRPFEGESLTTVIFKIIKDKPAQPSAVNKSLPESVDKIIGKMMAKNPDDRYPTCRDVARDLQQYINQTQSVFPLTSSDTMQTVDFNKGEILVEIESGSSSAHKHIPEKKFPVKAAALFGGVALLMAAAVIFVGGGQKERAVTEKVEAPAVAPKTAEAPPAPAADLKAPPAEPENVEKKEKTPAKPALPEKKAEVKTASAPVKAAPLKTGSVNVTSIPWSNIYLNGKDMGTTPKTLKSVPEGKAEIKLVNPGYRRHSGYVMVRRDETVEFSHTFTDAEEVAGGGERNSKEAAEEAGVGTLKVHSTPAGMVFIDGKLYGETPVTVNDIPSGQHNMVLKRPGMQDYKRKINVTPGITTSIAVE
- a CDS encoding fibronectin type III domain-containing protein, translated to MKRFDAMKIKALMMVLAIAALLCVNSSAEAPPDPLGPAETLYHKGKFSDSVAAAKEVLEKLEDGKAKAKAHVLIGVASHAQGLTDQGEEEFHQAVQLDPSLKLSTKKYPPTVIRLYNQARARYLGAVAVQTSPGDAEIYIDGKLVGLTPVVVEDLLVGKHKIRIVKSGQRTEEREIDVRESERSEFYLELSTRDEMPPVIESQRPDSWLEEKSLRIKATVTDNIGVGEVKLFFRVAGGTQYESVQMEQTQKNVFEGAVPAEKVTRDGVQYYISAYDNGGNEAHEGKPESPLEVRVMAVDKEPPRIFHTPVLASSDASKLFIRANVKDNKALSTVRLFYKRGADATFIQEPMKDTTGAGDYESLVPEVFMAARKISYYIEAADEAGNVQYSGRGDAPHTIAVYKVLPFIDGYIVERKKEGADSTRTVTVNVGTLKGFDKDRTFTVFSADERVTDPQSGMVLSINQKVTGKVKITIPGPASSQAKITTEAERNAVKPGDMIRFRPSAPAGVGGYSKKYREITVTWSMNPEPEVSGYVVYRSDKPEGPFEEFKKVYRRDNVEAQDRGGKTRLADGQKYYYRVVAVNEDNEKSEPSEIGFVTAKGGPNPPTQVSAAPGLVREIPLAWQKSDDEETVGYKIQRATEEAGKYEPIADLGNGVTSYSDKPRERGKHVLEDGKTYWYKIVSYNRDGKFGNATEAISAASRQKPKAPSGLTVTSAGVRSVSMSWDMHQDPDIAAYRVYRNTSGDGVFGMVKEVSGRAVTEYKDQDKSGEKIKDGVSYFYRLTAVNGGGAESDFTQAVNAITLGPPPAPAGVGAKSGLVKKALVTWTPLAESEVAGYTVWRGESPSAMNMIKKISDPKAASYMDAGDWLKRMKDGTSYYYAVRSFNTVGVESEAAVAVEAKTKPAPVRPSGLSATQGEPGRSTLKWSPNPEADIVSYKVLRSASATGSFGAIGSVKETYYEDTGLKNGMTYYYRVQATDKDELLSPESDTVSVATKPVPSAPGELSAVADTSAVTLTWKANPEPDIDHYEIYSAGFFGKQKLGDSPRPSFIADGLKPDTSYTFVVTAVDKAGLVSDPSAPAMVQTKK